From the genome of Prevotella herbatica, one region includes:
- a CDS encoding membrane dipeptidase: MTRQFDLKSYLDEIYSEFPESNHQPIIGLTANYSDLDATIRSAYYKQIVKAGGTPLIIPPIADKNVIINTLEHIDALVLTGGADYNPLWAGEQPIKELHNINKERDLAELIITRLAYNRQIPMLGICRGIQTLAMALDGRVEQDIENPLVNEDKSLKKHIKHSQDADRSEPTHVVNIQDNSVLSDIYGNSAFVNTFHHQAVAAPGNKFHVVATSPDGVIEAIESCEYKSIIGVQWHPEWLGDEGLKLFDWLVKRGDEFNRAKQLHNKILTLDSHCDTPMFFPQGVKFDHRDPRILYDLHKMYEGHQDAVTMVAYLPQKPKPGEIPAGMSPKQYADSIFNQIDDIIAAKSNYVSLARTSDDLYRNKAEGRKSIMIGIENGLAIENNIENIEHFAKRGVTYITLCHNGDNDICDSARGKNTHGGVSEFGEKVIKEMNRLGVMVDLSHGGEKSFYDALEISSMPIVCSHSNSKALCDVPRNLTDDQMRALAAKGGVAQVTMYHGFLRKEGEASILDAIAHLEHAIDIMGIEHVGIGTDFDGDGGIAGLADASELINFTTMLLRRKYKEEDIRSIWGSNWLRVMDIVQQHK; this comes from the coding sequence ATGACAAGACAATTTGATCTGAAATCATATCTCGATGAGATATATTCAGAATTTCCAGAGTCCAATCATCAACCGATTATTGGACTCACTGCTAATTATAGTGACTTAGATGCCACTATACGTAGTGCATATTATAAACAAATAGTAAAAGCTGGCGGAACTCCTCTTATTATTCCACCGATAGCAGACAAAAATGTTATAATAAACACCCTAGAACATATTGATGCTCTTGTGCTCACTGGTGGTGCTGATTACAATCCGTTGTGGGCTGGAGAACAGCCGATAAAGGAACTACATAATATAAATAAGGAACGCGATTTAGCGGAACTCATCATAACACGATTAGCTTACAATCGCCAAATACCGATGCTTGGAATATGTCGTGGCATACAAACGCTTGCCATGGCTCTTGATGGAAGAGTTGAACAAGACATAGAAAATCCTTTGGTGAATGAAGATAAATCACTTAAAAAACATATAAAACATTCACAGGATGCAGATAGGTCTGAACCTACACATGTCGTAAATATACAAGACAACAGTGTGCTTTCTGATATATATGGAAACAGTGCGTTTGTTAACACATTTCACCATCAAGCTGTTGCTGCTCCTGGTAACAAATTCCATGTTGTCGCAACTTCTCCAGATGGAGTTATTGAGGCTATTGAAAGTTGTGAATACAAATCCATAATAGGTGTTCAATGGCATCCAGAGTGGCTTGGCGATGAAGGATTAAAGTTGTTTGATTGGCTTGTAAAACGCGGTGATGAATTTAATAGAGCAAAACAACTGCATAACAAGATTCTTACTCTTGACTCTCATTGCGACACTCCAATGTTTTTCCCTCAGGGTGTAAAATTCGACCATCGCGACCCACGCATACTTTATGATCTTCATAAAATGTATGAGGGACATCAAGATGCCGTAACAATGGTTGCATATTTACCACAAAAGCCAAAACCAGGAGAAATTCCAGCAGGGATGTCTCCAAAACAATACGCAGATAGCATATTCAATCAGATTGACGATATAATAGCAGCAAAGAGCAATTACGTTTCATTAGCTCGTACTTCTGATGATCTTTATCGTAACAAGGCTGAAGGTCGCAAGAGTATAATGATTGGTATAGAAAATGGTTTGGCTATTGAAAACAACATAGAGAATATTGAACATTTTGCAAAACGAGGTGTTACTTATATAACATTGTGCCACAATGGAGACAATGACATTTGTGATAGCGCACGTGGCAAAAACACTCATGGTGGCGTAAGTGAATTCGGAGAAAAGGTAATAAAAGAAATGAACCGACTAGGTGTCATGGTAGACCTAAGCCATGGTGGTGAAAAAAGCTTCTATGATGCACTCGAGATCAGTTCAATGCCTATTGTTTGTAGCCATAGCAACAGCAAAGCATTATGTGATGTGCCAAGAAATCTTACCGACGACCAGATGCGTGCCTTGGCAGCAAAAGGAGGAGTAGCACAAGTCACTATGTATCATGGTTTCTTGCGTAAAGAAGGTGAGGCTAGTATTCTTGATGCAATAGCGCATCTTGAACACGCTATTGATATAATGGGAATTGAACACGTAGGTATTGGTACAGATTTCGATGGTGACGGTGGAATAGCAGGTTTGGCAGATGCTTCCGAACTAATCAATTTCACGACAATGCTACTACGCCGCAAATACAAAGAAGAAGACATACGAAGTATATGGGGGAGCAACTGGCTTAGAGTAATGGATATAGTTCAGCAACATAAATAA
- a CDS encoding FKBP-type peptidyl-prolyl cis-trans isomerase, with the protein MDKVSYALGIGIGRQLAQMGAAKLNIDDFAQAIKDVISNNDLKVSDKEAQELVQNFFAEQEAKQHAEAEELGKVAKNEGENFLAENGKKEGVITTASGLQYQILREGNGKTPKATDQVECHYEGTLINGTKFDSSYDRGQTATFPLNGVIAGWTEGLQLMKEGAKYRFFIPYKLGYGERGAGASIPPYAALVFDVELVAVK; encoded by the coding sequence ATGGATAAAGTAAGTTACGCTCTCGGCATAGGTATTGGCCGTCAGCTAGCGCAGATGGGCGCAGCTAAATTGAATATAGATGATTTTGCGCAAGCAATTAAAGATGTCATTTCTAATAACGATTTAAAAGTTTCTGACAAAGAGGCACAAGAACTTGTACAGAACTTCTTTGCAGAGCAAGAAGCTAAGCAACATGCCGAAGCTGAAGAGCTTGGTAAAGTTGCAAAGAATGAGGGAGAGAACTTCCTCGCCGAAAATGGCAAAAAAGAGGGTGTTATAACAACAGCTTCTGGCTTGCAATACCAAATTTTGCGCGAAGGTAACGGAAAGACTCCTAAAGCTACTGATCAGGTAGAATGCCACTATGAAGGAACACTTATCAATGGAACAAAGTTTGATAGTAGCTATGACCGTGGTCAAACAGCAACATTCCCACTCAACGGTGTAATAGCAGGTTGGACTGAAGGTCTACAACTAATGAAAGAAGGCGCTAAATATCGTTTCTTTATCCCTTACAAGCTCGGTTATGGTGAGCGTGGTGCTGGAGCATCTATCCCTCCATACGCAGCATTGGTATTCGATGTAGAATTAGTAGCAGTAAAATAA
- a CDS encoding polysaccharide deacetylase family protein: protein MILLSFDTEEFDVPREHGVEYSLEEGMKVSIFGTNRILDTLKTNNVKATFFCTGNFAENAPEVIKRIIDEGHEVACHGVDHWRPNANDVFRSKEIVERVSGVKTRGYRQPRMFPVSDDDIENAGFEYNSSLNPAFIPGRYIHLNTPRTYFMRKGVMEIPASVTPIIRFPLFWLALHNLPESIYYWMTDRVLKHDGYFVTYFHPWEFYELKQHPEFKMPFIIKNHSGLQMAQRLDKLIKHLKNKNEEFITFSEFVERKKV from the coding sequence ATGATTTTACTAAGTTTTGACACAGAAGAATTTGACGTGCCCCGCGAGCATGGGGTTGAGTATTCATTAGAAGAAGGTATGAAAGTTTCCATTTTTGGAACAAACAGAATCCTTGATACACTTAAAACAAATAACGTAAAAGCCACATTTTTCTGTACTGGAAATTTCGCTGAAAATGCTCCCGAAGTTATTAAACGCATCATTGATGAAGGCCACGAAGTGGCTTGTCATGGTGTAGACCATTGGCGTCCGAATGCTAACGACGTTTTCCGTTCAAAGGAAATTGTTGAGCGCGTTTCGGGTGTCAAGACTAGAGGATATCGCCAACCGCGAATGTTCCCTGTCTCTGATGACGACATAGAAAATGCAGGATTTGAATATAATTCATCACTCAATCCAGCATTTATCCCAGGAAGATACATACATCTGAACACTCCACGCACATATTTCATGCGCAAAGGTGTAATGGAGATACCAGCATCTGTAACTCCGATTATACGCTTTCCACTATTCTGGCTTGCACTACACAATTTACCAGAAAGCATATATTATTGGATGACTGACAGAGTATTAAAGCACGACGGATATTTCGTCACATATTTCCACCCTTGGGAGTTTTACGAACTGAAGCAACATCCAGAATTCAAAATGCCATTTATCATTAAGAATCACAGTGGACTGCAGATGGCGCAGCGATTGGACAAATTAATAAAACACCTTAAAAACAAGAATGAGGAGTTTATTACGTTCAGTGAATTTGTAGAAAGGAAAAAAGTATGA
- a CDS encoding DUF4294 domain-containing protein: protein MFVISALSANAQIGNDRPGHVNPEDMKVDMDNPTFVPMVKVGKVLMGGDSIQYVELNNIYVFPQPVFNDPKQRAAYNILVMNVKKVLPIAKEVNQIIVETYEYLQTLPNKKARDKHLKYVEESIKKEYSPRMKKLTYAQGKLLIKLVYRECGSSAYGALQAILGPVRAGFYQAFAWTFGASLAKKYDPNGVDRLTERVVLMVEAGQL from the coding sequence ATGTTTGTCATATCTGCACTGAGTGCTAATGCCCAAATAGGCAATGACAGACCTGGACATGTTAACCCTGAAGATATGAAGGTAGACATGGATAATCCAACTTTTGTGCCAATGGTGAAGGTCGGTAAAGTGCTTATGGGAGGCGATTCAATACAATATGTGGAGTTAAATAATATATATGTTTTTCCACAGCCTGTTTTTAATGACCCTAAACAACGTGCTGCATACAATATTCTTGTTATGAATGTCAAGAAAGTGTTGCCTATAGCAAAGGAGGTGAACCAAATTATTGTTGAAACATACGAGTATTTACAGACTCTTCCAAATAAAAAAGCTCGTGACAAGCATCTTAAATATGTTGAGGAAAGTATAAAGAAAGAATATTCTCCAAGAATGAAAAAGCTTACTTATGCACAAGGTAAGTTATTGATAAAACTTGTTTATCGTGAATGTGGAAGTTCTGCTTACGGTGCACTTCAGGCTATTCTTGGTCCTGTGCGTGCAGGATTCTATCAGGCTTTTGCGTGGACATTCGGTGCTAGTCTTGCAAAAAAATACGACCCTAACGGAGTAGACAGGCTAACCGAAAGAGTCGTATTAATGGTTGAGGCTGGACAACTTTAA
- a CDS encoding GtrA family protein yields MRNKLLSFWNNHPQCHKDVGRVLRFGVTGSLSTGLHYCAYLLALLAFNATISYTIGYGVGLVFNYFMTTHFTFKEQASKKNAAGFLASHVINYLLEIGLLNLLMYFEIGKQLAGIMTLVMIVPINFLLLRFVFVKLK; encoded by the coding sequence ATGAGGAATAAACTGCTGTCTTTCTGGAATAATCATCCTCAATGCCATAAGGATGTGGGTAGAGTATTGCGCTTTGGTGTAACAGGATCATTATCCACAGGTTTGCACTATTGTGCTTATTTACTTGCATTACTTGCTTTCAACGCAACTATATCATATACTATTGGATATGGTGTTGGTTTAGTATTCAACTATTTCATGACAACCCATTTTACTTTCAAGGAACAAGCTTCAAAAAAGAATGCGGCAGGTTTCCTTGCAAGTCACGTAATAAATTATCTTCTTGAGATAGGACTTCTTAATTTATTGATGTACTTTGAAATAGGCAAACAACTTGCCGGCATCATGACACTAGTTATGATTGTACCAATAAACTTTTTATTATTAAGATTTGTATTCGTGAAACTAAAATAA
- a CDS encoding M28 family peptidase — MRKYMKIAIGLAVAAALGGSAYYYKSANNQISDINTTEEIEKVQPVGPSFNADSAYAYTKAQCDFGTRNMNSEGHDRCAKWIIAKFKQYGCKVESQKANLKGYDGTTLKSQNIIAKINPEATTRILICAHWDSRPWADNDPDKANWKKPIMAANDAASGVAVMIELARLLDSQKGKKGALNSQFGIDFVCFDAEDWGTPQWADVKDDGSSWALGAQYWSKNLPQGYEARYGILLDMVGGVGAQFYQEGMSKQYAPEIVNKVWKAARQVGFGSSFPNSDGGMITDDHIPVNQDAKIPTIDIIPYYPNCQQSSFGPTWHTLADNMDNIDKNTLKAVGQTLVQVLWSER; from the coding sequence ATGAGAAAATATATGAAAATCGCGATAGGATTGGCTGTTGCAGCCGCTTTAGGAGGCAGTGCTTACTATTATAAGAGCGCTAACAATCAAATTTCAGACATTAATACGACTGAGGAAATAGAGAAAGTACAACCTGTTGGTCCATCATTCAATGCTGATAGCGCATATGCATATACTAAAGCACAGTGTGATTTCGGAACCAGAAACATGAATAGTGAAGGACATGATCGTTGCGCAAAATGGATTATAGCTAAATTTAAACAATATGGCTGTAAGGTTGAAAGTCAAAAAGCTAATCTTAAAGGCTATGATGGCACAACGCTTAAAAGTCAGAATATCATTGCGAAGATAAATCCAGAAGCTACTACACGTATTCTAATCTGCGCTCATTGGGATAGTCGACCTTGGGCTGATAATGATCCAGACAAGGCTAACTGGAAGAAACCAATTATGGCAGCGAACGATGCTGCAAGCGGTGTTGCTGTAATGATAGAATTAGCACGCTTATTAGATAGTCAGAAAGGCAAGAAAGGAGCACTTAATTCACAATTCGGAATCGATTTCGTATGCTTTGATGCTGAAGACTGGGGAACTCCTCAATGGGCTGATGTTAAAGATGACGGCAGTAGCTGGGCTCTTGGTGCACAATACTGGAGCAAGAACTTACCACAAGGTTATGAAGCACGTTATGGCATTCTGTTAGATATGGTCGGCGGCGTAGGTGCACAGTTCTATCAAGAAGGCATGTCAAAGCAATATGCTCCTGAGATTGTTAATAAGGTTTGGAAGGCCGCACGCCAAGTTGGTTTCGGCTCATCCTTCCCAAATAGTGATGGAGGTATGATTACTGATGACCACATTCCTGTAAATCAAGATGCAAAGATTCCTACAATAGATATTATTCCATATTATCCAAATTGCCAACAAAGCAGTTTTGGACCTACATGGCACACTTTGGCTGATAATATGGATAATATTGACAAAAACACATTGAAGGCTGTTGGACAAACTCTAGTCCAAGTACTTTGGTCTGAACGTTAA
- a CDS encoding helix-hairpin-helix domain-containing protein, which translates to MKKVLRYIFLITSITYSTALDAQNEQSWEECYDEIHSMDGQEDINTEADYDVLSELTSHPININAATREDLERIPFLSSQQVESIMEYMYKYHTMQSLGELHMITDLDDVYARLLSYFLYIGNPPEKGLPTIGEILKYGKNEIVATANIPTYKRDGYTNGDYQGNNIKHWFRYTFSFGNMLKFGFTCAQDAGEPFFKGKNKLGYDYCSYYVMLRNIGKLKSLALGRYRLRFGMGLVINNDYSFGKLATLQTLGRSSNSIREHSSRSEANYMQGAAATINIAKGLDITGFVSYRDIDATLNKDSLNTIATITGNGYHRTVSEITRKHNTSIFAGGGNMRYFSNGFHIGMSAIYSSLNRELRPDTARIYKRWSATGTKFWNAGIDYGYICGKFSFNGETATGDSHAIATINSLSYKLLSNLQIMALQRFYSYRYYGMYANSFCDAGSIQDESGIYCGISWNASKHTTIMMYTDYAYFAWPKYMQSFPETYSLDNMIQLLYNKKHFSLLARYRLKIKQRDNMNKTALDNVNEHRGRLQLGYIIKNIQCRSQADIVYSRQRTESMGYMISESVLYKYHWINAAANIGYFHTADYQSRVYAYERGVMYNFSFPAFSGEGIRYSINLRADINKNIMMITKVGCTDYLDRSTISSGPQQIHGSSQTDIDLQLRYKF; encoded by the coding sequence GTGAAAAAAGTATTAAGATATATTTTTCTTATCACATCTATTACCTATTCTACAGCTTTAGATGCACAAAACGAACAGAGTTGGGAAGAATGCTATGATGAAATTCATTCTATGGACGGACAAGAAGATATTAACACAGAAGCAGACTATGACGTTCTAAGCGAACTAACTTCGCACCCTATAAATATCAATGCCGCAACGCGTGAAGATCTTGAGCGCATTCCTTTCCTAAGCAGTCAGCAAGTGGAATCTATTATGGAATACATGTATAAATACCATACGATGCAAAGTTTAGGTGAACTCCATATGATTACAGATCTTGATGATGTATACGCACGCCTATTATCATATTTCTTATACATCGGTAATCCGCCAGAAAAAGGTTTACCAACTATTGGTGAAATTTTGAAATATGGAAAAAATGAAATAGTAGCCACTGCTAATATACCAACATATAAACGTGACGGATATACGAACGGTGATTACCAAGGAAACAATATAAAACATTGGTTTCGTTATACATTCAGTTTCGGAAATATGCTGAAATTTGGTTTTACTTGTGCCCAGGATGCTGGAGAACCTTTTTTCAAGGGGAAAAACAAACTTGGATATGATTATTGTTCATATTATGTAATGCTTCGAAATATAGGCAAGTTAAAATCTCTGGCTTTAGGAAGATACAGGTTAAGATTCGGAATGGGACTGGTTATAAATAATGATTACAGCTTTGGAAAGTTGGCAACACTTCAAACTCTTGGGCGTTCATCTAACAGTATCCGTGAACATTCTTCACGTTCAGAAGCTAATTACATGCAAGGAGCAGCTGCAACAATCAATATAGCAAAAGGACTTGATATTACAGGATTTGTATCATATAGGGATATAGACGCTACACTAAACAAGGATTCACTTAACACTATTGCCACTATTACAGGTAATGGATACCACCGCACTGTGTCAGAAATAACCAGAAAGCACAATACATCGATCTTTGCAGGAGGTGGAAACATGAGGTATTTTAGCAATGGTTTCCACATCGGCATGTCTGCAATATATTCATCACTAAACAGAGAATTACGTCCAGACACAGCACGAATATACAAGCGATGGTCAGCAACTGGCACAAAATTTTGGAATGCCGGAATAGACTATGGCTATATTTGCGGTAAATTTTCTTTCAATGGAGAAACGGCGACAGGCGACAGCCATGCTATTGCCACAATCAACAGCTTGAGTTATAAGTTACTTAGCAATCTGCAAATTATGGCATTACAGAGATTCTACTCATATCGATATTACGGAATGTATGCAAACAGTTTTTGTGATGCAGGAAGTATACAGGACGAGAGTGGAATATATTGTGGCATAAGCTGGAACGCAAGTAAACATACGACAATAATGATGTATACTGATTATGCATATTTCGCATGGCCAAAATATATGCAGAGTTTTCCAGAAACGTATTCTTTAGACAACATGATTCAATTGCTTTACAATAAAAAACACTTTTCACTTCTTGCACGTTACAGATTAAAGATAAAGCAACGAGACAATATGAATAAGACCGCCCTAGACAATGTTAACGAGCATCGTGGGCGTTTACAATTAGGATATATTATAAAAAATATTCAATGCCGTTCACAAGCAGATATAGTCTATTCACGACAAAGGACAGAAAGTATGGGGTACATGATTTCAGAAAGCGTATTATACAAATATCATTGGATCAATGCCGCCGCAAACATCGGATACTTTCACACAGCTGATTATCAGAGCAGAGTATATGCTTACGAACGTGGAGTAATGTATAATTTCAGTTTCCCGGCATTCTCAGGTGAAGGTATACGATATTCCATAAACTTGCGCGCCGATATAAACAAAAACATCATGATGATTACAAAAGTAGGATGCACAGATTATCTGGATCGTTCTACCATTTCAAGTGGTCCACAACAGATACATGGTAGCAGTCAGACAGATATAGACTTACAGCTTAGATATAAATTTTAG
- a CDS encoding FKBP-type peptidyl-prolyl cis-trans isomerase: protein MKKKYIIALVIMTSATFSLVQAKDKKDKKTKPVTVEQDAPIKLVSPSDSISFAAGMAATDGLIPYLKQQLGVDTANMAEFVKGFKEAQLRVKDPAFKAYAAGMQIAGMVNDRIMPNMKTDFVGSNDSINSVTFNEGFIAALKNDTTLFTQKAASKMFSDKRTAIRDSKNAVYKKENEDWLKTNANKEGMKTTASGLQYKVLIAGKGATPKATDKVTVKYEGRMIDGTVFDSSYKRNPQTTSFHCNEVIKGWTEALTMMPVGSKWEICIPQDLAYGSRQAGQIKPYSTLVFTVELISIDK, encoded by the coding sequence ATGAAAAAGAAATACATTATTGCGCTCGTCATCATGACGAGCGCTACTTTTAGTTTAGTTCAGGCTAAAGACAAAAAAGACAAGAAAACTAAGCCTGTAACTGTTGAGCAGGATGCTCCGATTAAACTAGTCAGCCCTTCTGATTCTATTAGTTTTGCTGCCGGTATGGCTGCAACAGACGGACTTATTCCTTATCTTAAGCAGCAGCTTGGCGTTGACACTGCTAACATGGCTGAATTTGTGAAGGGCTTTAAGGAAGCACAGCTTCGCGTAAAAGATCCAGCTTTTAAGGCTTATGCAGCAGGTATGCAGATTGCAGGCATGGTTAACGACCGTATAATGCCTAACATGAAGACAGACTTTGTGGGGTCAAATGATTCTATCAACAGCGTAACCTTCAATGAAGGTTTTATTGCTGCGTTAAAAAATGACACCACACTGTTTACACAAAAGGCTGCAAGTAAGATGTTCAGCGACAAACGTACAGCCATTCGTGACAGTAAGAATGCCGTATACAAAAAAGAGAACGAAGATTGGCTAAAGACAAATGCCAATAAGGAAGGCATGAAGACTACAGCTTCAGGTTTACAGTATAAAGTCCTTATTGCAGGTAAAGGTGCCACTCCAAAAGCAACAGACAAAGTTACAGTGAAATATGAAGGTAGAATGATTGATGGAACTGTTTTCGACAGTAGCTACAAGCGCAATCCACAAACTACATCATTCCATTGTAATGAAGTTATAAAGGGATGGACAGAAGCATTAACGATGATGCCTGTAGGCAGCAAATGGGAGATATGTATCCCTCAAGACCTTGCTTACGGTTCTCGTCAAGCAGGTCAAATCAAACCTTATTCTACTCTTGTATTTACCGTTGAGTTGATTAGCATTGATAAATAA
- a CDS encoding glycosyltransferase family 2 protein, with the protein MIKLATVSPCYNEEPVLEDSVKKLTEFFDGLVAKGKISKDSMMVFVNDGSKDQTWDIIRKMHNENHYVKGISLAHNSGHQNAIMAGMMVAKDWADAVITIDADLQDDINAIEQMIDDFEEGYDIVYGVKVSRTADPLLKRMSAEAFYKLQDRMGVKSVFNHADFRLMSKRALEMLAEYDERNLYLRGLIPLIGLPSSTVDDTISERQAGKSKYTLRKMLGLALDGITSFSIKPIYNIIYMGILFLLVCVGIAIYVIHALIAGTAVHGWASLMLSVWFVGGVMLISIGVIGVYIGKIYIEVKHRPLYNIAEILGDEE; encoded by the coding sequence ATGATAAAATTAGCGACAGTTTCTCCATGCTATAACGAAGAACCAGTTTTAGAAGATTCCGTAAAAAAACTCACAGAGTTTTTCGATGGTCTTGTCGCAAAGGGGAAAATATCAAAAGACAGCATGATGGTCTTCGTCAATGACGGTAGCAAAGACCAGACCTGGGATATCATCAGAAAGATGCATAATGAGAACCATTATGTAAAGGGTATCTCATTAGCCCACAATAGCGGACATCAAAACGCTATCATGGCTGGAATGATGGTTGCTAAGGACTGGGCTGATGCCGTAATCACAATTGACGCAGACCTCCAAGACGATATCAATGCAATTGAGCAGATGATTGATGACTTTGAAGAAGGTTACGACATTGTATATGGTGTGAAAGTATCACGTACAGCCGATCCATTGTTGAAGAGAATGTCGGCAGAGGCTTTCTATAAGTTACAGGATCGCATGGGTGTCAAAAGTGTTTTCAATCATGCTGATTTCCGACTGATGAGTAAACGTGCACTAGAAATGCTTGCAGAATACGATGAAAGAAATCTATATTTGCGTGGACTTATCCCATTGATAGGACTTCCGTCCTCAACTGTTGATGACACAATAAGTGAACGTCAGGCTGGTAAATCTAAATATACTCTTCGTAAGATGTTAGGGCTTGCGCTCGATGGGATAACATCGTTCTCAATAAAACCAATATATAATATCATATACATGGGAATACTCTTCCTGCTTGTATGTGTAGGCATAGCTATTTATGTAATTCATGCTCTCATTGCCGGAACGGCCGTACACGGTTGGGCTTCACTGATGCTTTCAGTTTGGTTTGTAGGAGGAGTAATGCTTATTTCTATTGGCGTGATCGGAGTATATATTGGAAAGATATATATTGAGGTAAAACATCGTCCGCTTTATAATATTGCAGAGATACTAGGGGATGAGGAATAA
- a CDS encoding Lrp/AsnC family transcriptional regulator, with protein MDKIDNLDKKILSILSKNARIPFKDVAAECGVSRAAIHQRVQHLMENGIITGSGFDVNPKSLGYSTCTYVGLNLERGSMYKNVVQRLINIPEIIECHFTTGPYTMLLKLYAQDNEQLMDLLNNKLQSIPGVVSTETLISLEQSIKREIPVNIDAE; from the coding sequence ATGGATAAGATTGATAATCTTGATAAAAAGATACTGAGTATTCTATCTAAGAATGCCCGTATTCCCTTTAAAGACGTAGCTGCTGAGTGCGGAGTCTCTCGTGCAGCGATTCATCAGCGTGTGCAGCATTTGATGGAAAATGGTATAATTACAGGTAGTGGATTTGACGTAAATCCAAAGAGTTTAGGTTACTCGACATGCACTTATGTAGGACTAAATCTTGAAAGAGGTAGTATGTATAAGAATGTAGTCCAGCGACTAATCAACATTCCTGAAATCATTGAGTGCCACTTCACCACTGGTCCTTACACTATGCTTTTAAAGCTTTACGCACAGGACAACGAACAATTAATGGATTTGCTTAACAACAAATTGCAAAGTATTCCAGGAGTTGTATCAACAGAAACCCTAATTTCACTTGAACAAAGCATTAAGCGTGAGATACCAGTTAATATCGACGCAGAATAA
- a CDS encoding FKBP-type peptidyl-prolyl cis-trans isomerase yields the protein MKKIILVALVAIAAATFMSCGNSTPKADLKSDVDSMSYAMGMSQTQGLKEFLVGRMKVDTTYMDEFIKGLNDGANAGDDKKKSAYYAGIQIGQQIANQMIKGINTEVYGQDSTKSISLKNFMAGFVAGTTGKTGDIKMTIAQAQMIAQSKMMLIKSKNMEKQYGPNKEAGEKWLAANKTKAGVKTLPSGVQYKVIKVGNGPLPKDTSTVKVNYEGRTIDGKVFDSSYKRGQPITLRANQVIKGWTEALVHMPAGSVWEVYIPQNLAYGDREQGQIKPFSTLIFKIELLSAGK from the coding sequence ATGAAGAAAATCATTTTGGTAGCGCTTGTTGCTATTGCAGCCGCTACATTTATGTCATGTGGAAACTCCACTCCTAAGGCTGACCTTAAGAGTGATGTTGATTCTATGAGTTATGCAATGGGTATGTCGCAGACTCAAGGTTTGAAAGAGTTTTTAGTAGGTCGCATGAAGGTTGACACAACTTACATGGATGAATTTATAAAAGGTCTTAACGACGGTGCTAATGCTGGTGATGACAAAAAGAAGTCTGCTTACTATGCAGGAATTCAGATTGGTCAACAGATTGCAAACCAAATGATAAAAGGTATCAACACAGAAGTTTACGGTCAAGACTCTACAAAGAGTATCTCTCTTAAAAACTTTATGGCTGGTTTCGTTGCAGGAACAACAGGTAAAACTGGCGATATAAAGATGACCATCGCTCAGGCACAGATGATTGCCCAGAGTAAGATGATGCTTATTAAGAGCAAGAACATGGAAAAGCAGTATGGTCCTAATAAGGAAGCTGGTGAGAAATGGCTTGCAGCAAACAAGACCAAAGCTGGAGTAAAGACTCTTCCTTCTGGTGTTCAGTATAAAGTTATCAAAGTTGGCAACGGTCCTCTTCCAAAAGATACATCTACCGTAAAGGTAAATTATGAAGGTCGCACTATTGACGGAAAGGTCTTTGACAGTTCTTACAAGCGCGGTCAGCCTATTACTCTTCGTGCAAATCAAGTTATCAAAGGTTGGACAGAAGCACTTGTTCACATGCCAGCTGGTTCTGTTTGGGAAGTTTATATTCCACAGAATCTTGCCTATGGAGATCGCGAGCAGGGTCAAATCAAACCTTTTTCAACTCTAATCTTCAAGATAGAGCTTCTAAGTGCAGGAAAATAA